TTGTTGTCTCTCTCAACATCCCCACTATCCCAGTCTAAAATGAAACGATGGTGACTATGAGATGGCATATTAACTCCTTCATGACCGCGGTTGAAACTATAGTCCTCTACAGTATAagtcctcttcccctctccctccgctGTGTCTGGTcctttccctccatccttctctatGCCTATTCCTCCACCTTTCCCTCCATCGGTGACATAGTTGCCTTCACCTGACTTCCTGTTCTCTCCCTGACGTAAACCTCCCAGGGTCCTCTCTGCTCCCTGTGTTTCCCCCGGCAACAGTGGTGAAGTTGTGAGTAACGCTGTGCGTTCGTTGTCTGTTTCTAAACCTCCTGATACGTTGTCTGAGGCGGGACTGGATCCTGGCTTCTCCTGCTGCTCTTCGTGTTCTCTTTCTTGTTGCTGAGCAAAACGTTTTGGAGGAATCGCTGAATCGGATTGAATAAGAGCTGCATTTTCAGTCAAATCAGGTACAGAGGGGTCCCTCTCAGCGTAGGGTTCTGTTGGTACTGTTGCTGGCACAGGGAGCATTGGGTAGAGACTTTGTTGTAACACAGAGGGAGAGGATAAATGGCAAGAGTCTCCACTGGAACATAACACGTCCTTAGACGACCCCGGAGGAGCCAACCGGGGGACAAATGAGGCCACAgccttctcctctcctttaccTGGTCTTCCACTGTTCTCGTCTCTCTGGTCCAGCACAGACACTATTTGtgactctgtctgtgtctgttcctgtcctgtttttTTATCAGTCTCATTACTCTCTTGTTGTTCACTTGTCTGATTCCATTTTCCTTTCTGCTTGTCATCCTCCTCTATTTCCTGTCGTTTATGAGAGAGATTCTGATCTCCCTTTTTGTCTTCGTCTTCCGTTTCATTTCGTCTCCTCtcgcccttcctcttcctcttgtcTTTCTGTTTTTCTTCCCGTTTGTCCTCTGTGTTTACATTACGAGGCTGGCTGCCGATTGGCTGCTCAGCACTGGGTGTTGGGCTGTCATCGTTAATGGACAAACCCACATGGATGACATCATCTTTAACGGACACAGCACTACGGAATAGATTTACCCTGACAGGCTCTTCTACCTTGGGCTCAGCTCCAATATTAAATACATGTAGGGGAATGGTGTTATCAGATCCAGCTGTTGATAGTGTTGTAGCCTGAGATGGTAATTTAGAGACGGGGACTTGTTCAAGAAGCTTCTCACCAACCTCTTCTTTAACCTTGTCAGCCAGTGGTCCTTTGTCACCACAGTCACCAGTCTCATACTCATCCTGCCTGTGTCTCAGGTCATCTCTGTACTCTGAATCCAGTATTACAGGTGCTGCCTGTCTCATTTCCCCTGTCACGTGATCAGGAAGTGATGTCATTTCCCCTGTCACATGATCAGGAAGTGCAGTGCTGTCATAGTGACCgccaccatgacagtcccagagTCCAGGAGGTGAAACGTCACAGTCATTGATGAACTCCAAGTGACTCAGCATGGGACCTGGACGCTTCAGTATCGCTATGGGCTCATTACTATCAGACTGATCACTCAGGGAAGTAAATGGCAGGTCAAAGACTGTTTCTGCTGGAACAAGAGCCTTGACTGGCTCAGATCCCGGCTTAGCAACAGGCTTAGCAACAGGCTTAGCAACAGGCATAGCAACAGGCTTAGAGGGAGAGTCTCTGGAACTCTGAGGCCCCTCTTTACCCTTCATAGGATCTAAAGAAGACTGGTTAGGAAGTTTGATATCTGCCTGTTCTGAGTCTGGGACTGGAACTGAGTCTGGGACTGGGACTGAGTCTGGGACTGAGTCTGGgtctgggactgggactgggtcTGGGACTGGGACTGAGTCTGGGTCTGGGACTGAGTCTGGGACTGAGTCTGGGACTGAGTCTGGGTCTGTGACTGGGACTGGGACAGGGACTGAGTCTGGGACTGGGACAGGTTCACCAGAAACTATACTGAGAGAAGTTAGTGGAAAGGAGTCTCCTCCATGCTTCCTTCCACCATTCTTATTTTCTCcatcctccttttctctctctgagaCTTTGGCCTCTGACCCTTTAACTGTTCTACTTGTCTGGGTCTTCTCCTTAGGCTCCCTACAGAGGTCAGGAGGGGTCAGGGTTGGTGGTCGGTCCCCAGGCAGAGCTGGCTGTAATGGGGTCAgggttggtggtggtggggtctctGGCTTCTTGACGCTGAGGAAGTTGTGTGAGGTGAAGCTAGCCTCACTCACTGGGTGGTGAAGGTTCTCGTGCACATTCAGTGGAGGCAGGAAGGCATAGTCCAGTCCAATAGCAGGTTGGGAGACAGAGACATCATGGAGGCTCATAGAGGAGCTATCATCAGCTTTCACTGCGTCATTGAAAAACAGTTTCCTGTTGCCTCTCACAGCTAGCTGGAACACTCCAGACATAGTGAAGGGTTCCACTACACCACTACCACTGTCTTAAGAGAGAAGCTGTACTGACCTGAGGCGTGTAGCTTCACTCTCAGAAACCTTAGCCTCTGAGGTGGTGCTGGTGTGGTTAAATATGGACCTGTTGATTGTAATCTCCCCACTGTGGCTGAGCTCTGCTGTAACTGAAAGACCAGCGGAGGCTGAGGTGAGATAAAAGAGAAGGCAGACGGCTGATAGGCTTTGCTGGgatccttccctgtctctctcccggtctctgTGGCTGAGATGGAGACTTCTCTTAGTTATCTTAGGACAGCTCCTAAAGTTTGGGATTCTCCTTTTTCTCCTGGCTCTTTTTGAGACAGTCCCTGTCCTCAGTCTCTGTGCCTCCCTCTGCGTTGCTGCCGGAGCCCTGTGACTGAGACCGGTCTCTGTGACTGAGACCGGTCTCTGATACCTAGGACAGGTGCTGTGGgtcctcctcctttctcttctGACTTCAGACTCAGACTCTGTTTGAGACAAAGTGGCTCATCTGCTGACTCCTTGGTCTCTGCGCCTCTCTTTGTGTTGTTGCTGTCCTGGGACTCGTCGtgctcagcagagagagagaggaggagagtggagatgagaggagagctgAATCTCTGTTTCCTGGCTGCCTGAGGAGCTGAGGGAGACACAGACTACCTTGTTCTTGTTCAGTAGTAGTgctgagttgagagagagagagacagagagagagagcgagagagagagagagagagagagagacagagagagagagagagagagagagagagagagagagagagacagagacagagagagagagagagagagagacagagacacagagacacagagagagagacacagagagagagacacagagagagagagagagagagagagagagagagagagagagagagagagagagagagagagagagagagagagagagacacagagagagagagagagagagagagagagagagagagagagagagagagagagagagagagagagagagagagagagagagagatgagaaagctgaATCTCTGCTGTCTTTCTGCTGGACGgactgagtgggagggagggagagagaaagagtgagggagagatgaCAGAGCTGAATCTCTGTTGTTCTGCCACTGTATCggttgagtgagagagagagagagagagacctgatcAGCAGAGGTGATGCTGTCAGCGTTAGCTAAGGTAGGGGAGGGTATGATGAGCTCACCCCAGCAGCACTGCGACGGTAGTAGTGAGTTTACAGGAGCAGGAACGACAGAGGTGGTAGAATCAGGGGGCCCGCCGCTGTCGGATGGCTCAATGAAACTTGCTCTCCTAcagcagctcctcctcctcctcctcctcctcctcctcctcctcctctctgttctccccgtcctctcctcctcctcctcctcctcctcctcctcctcctcctcctcctctctgttctccccgtcctctcctcctcctatttatccttcctctccctcctcttcctctgtctctaaTCTGGTAGCAGTAGCAGCGCTGTTGTGTTCCTGGTAATTACGTCCAGTGATTCCCcccgagaggagagggagaggtatcCGTGACGATGTGGGACTGTCCGTAGTTCAGACTCCTtttctatctccttctctctctctccgtggctGGAGAGAGTGTGTCGGTCCTAGGGGTGCCACAGGCAGGCTTAggctgccccctctctctctctctctttctctctccgtggCTGGAGAGAGTGTGTCGGTCCTGGGGGTGCCACAGGCAGGCTTAGGctgccctctttctctctctctcttccctgccttctgttcactctctctcccactgagTTTTGAGACACTGTGTTGTTGCTGCAGTCCTGGTCCGATACAGATCCAGCCCTTGTCTCTGTATTTGCGTCCTTAGCCAGGAGTGGAGGTGAACCTTTTATACCTGTGTAGATTAAAGAGACCTGGGTGTGTGTGGTCACCCCGGGGAGGAGGAGGGCTgatcctctctgtccctctcctgcAGAGCTCTCCAATAGACTCTTCTCTAGTCCACCTaaacctcctcctctttctcccaaTGCTGCCAACTCTGATTCTACCACCGGCGTAGAaactgttgctgttgttgttgctgctgctgctctctctctctctctctcagaccaaTCGAgtggcttgttttttttttaccctctCCCTCGCATCCTATCGTTTCTGGCATCGTGGGTGTTGCCAGGGGCAACGCATTGccggcagcagcagcggccacTACTGAAGATTATTCAAGTgcactcttcttcctctcctcctcttcctcctcctcctccttctcttcctcttcctcttcctcttcctcttcctcttcctcttcctccttctccttctcctcctcctcctcctcctcctctcctcttcctcttcctctcctctttctcctccctcactTCTTCCCTTTCTCCAGGCTAGGTTCTGGGAGTGTGTGTTCTGAAAGTATCTCtggtccaatgtgtgtgtgtgtttctctggtcCAGTTTCTGTTGGTCAGCTCCACACCTCACAGGAAATACATGTTCTTCctgtgttttttttatatatctgATCTCTGATCAGTACCCGAGTACAGAGATGGTGCTGACACTACTACCATGATCAATAACTGAGGTTTTGGATAGATGTCACAGGAGATGTATTCGTGTCATTatcattaacctgtctaggactggggtcgccaacagccaatgaaattgccgGTTCGCCAAATttaatcaacagaaatctcatatttCAAATTTTTCAAatatacaagtattagacaccattttaaagataaaattctcgttaatccaaccacagtgtccgatttcaaaaaggcttttcggcgaaagcagaacatatcattacgttaggtcagcaactagtcacagaaagcatacagctattttccaaccaaagagaggagtcacaaaaagcagaaatagagatcaaattaatcactaacctttgatattcttcatcagatgacactcccggacaacatgttacacaatacatgtatgttttgttcgatcaagttcgtatttatatccaaaaacctcagtttacatttggctttgcctccaaaacatcccgtgaatttgcacagagccacatcaatttacagaaatattcataataaacattgataaaagatacaagtgttattcacagaattaaatatatacttctccttaatgcaaccgctgtgtcagatttcaaaaaaactttacggaataagcacaccatgcaataatctgagtacagcgctcagagcccaaataagccataaagatatccgccatgttggagtcaacagaagtcagaaatagcattataaatattaacttacctttgatgatcttcatcagaatgcactcccaggaatcccagttccacgatacatgtttgatttgttcgataaagttcataatttatgtccaaacacctcctttttgttagtgcgtttagcccagtattccacattcatgacgcgcgatcactaggagcagacgaaaagtcaaaaagttccgttacagtccgtagaaacatgtcaaacgaagtatagaatcaatctttaggatgtttttaacataaatcttcaatgatgttccaaccggagaattccattttcttcagaaatgcgatggaactcaagctaactatcacatgaacgcgcatggtcagctcgtggcactctgggagagaccttactcattcccctctcattcgccccacttcacagtagaagcatcaaacaaggttctaaagactgttgacatctagtggaagccttagaaagtgcaatatgaccccattgtcacgttcctgacctgttttcccttgttttgtatttatatagtatggtcagggcgtgagttgggtgggttgtcgatgtgtgatttttatgttgggattttgtgtgttcggcctggtatgattctcaatcagaggcagctgtcaatcgttgtccctgattgagaatcatacttaggcagccggggtttcacgtgtgttttgtgggtgtttgttgccgtgtctgtgtttgtgcgccacacggtactgttttcgttcgttcacgttgttttgtaatttatcaagtgtgTTTTTCGTCTCGTTATATTCATTAAAAGATATGgattcaacccacgctgcattttggtccgatccttgctcctcctcagacgaggaggagaacaaacGTTAcacccatagacactgtgtattcgataggccaagagttgaaaaactacaaacctcagatttcccactccctggttggatttttctcaggttttcgcctgccatatgagttctgttatactcacagacatcatccaaacagttttagaaacttcagagtgttttctatccaaatctactaataatatgcatatattagcaactgggactgagtagcaggcagtttactctgggcacgcttttcatccaaacgtgaaaatgctgccccctatccataacaagttaaTCCCTCCCTGTTGCACTGTGGTTCCGGTCTGGGGTTTCATGACCCCGAGTCAGAGAGAAGAAGCCATCTGGCTGCTGGGACTCTTGGGGTTgggggggttggggttagggttagggccaagCTAGGGACAGGTGAACTAGCCAGGCTAGTAAGATGATCCTGCTGCCCACACTGAcgctggggttggggctgggttaGGGGCTGGGTTAGGGGCTGGGTTAGCGTTAAGGCTAGGCTGGGAGCATGTGAATCCAGGGCCAGGCTGGTGGTAAGATTATCCCCACACTGAGAGCCTGTAGTTAGGGGGCTGTAGCTTGTCTGTCCCTTGGGACTCAGCTGTTCCTGGTAACCTGAACTCTTGCCCTGTGGTtctctgtctatccctgtctggatgtctgtctgtgtcaTTGACTCTGACTTTGTCTCTAGACCTGTGcatatctctgtgtgtatgtccGACTCTGAGACTTTGCCTCCAAATGTTTTCTTCATCCTTCTCCTCTTTTTCTGTCAGTTTGTCTTGTAGCCTGTTTTTGTGCTCTGGTCTAATGCCATATCTGTCTGTAGCTTTGACTCCGTCTGTAGGTTGGTTTGTTGCTTTGACTCAGTATGTGAGTCTGTTTGTTGCTTTGACTCAGTCTGTGAATCTGTCTGTTGCTTGACTCAGTCTGTGAATCTGTCTGTTGCTTTGACTCAGTCTGTGAATCTGTCTGTAGCTTTGACTCCGTCTGTGAGTCGGTTTGTTGCTTTGACTCAGTCTGTGAGTCGGTTTGTTGCTTTCACTCCGTCTGTGAGTCGGTTTGTTGCTTTGATTTAGTCTGTTTGTTGCTTTGACTCAGTCTGTGAGTCTGTTTGTTGCGTTGACTCAGTCTGTGAGTCTGTTTGATGCTTTGACTCAGTCTGTGAGTCTGTTTGATGCTTGAGTCTCCATTagtcttttctgaggtcttttgTCCTGTCTGGTCTGTTTTAGGCCCTACTTCTAAGCCCTCACTGTTTCCATGCTGTATTTCCTTGTTTCCATGGTCACCGTCGTTGTTGTTGCCATGGTGTCCCGGCATGGAACACCAGTAGAGGCGGCGATGGCTGTATCCGTGGCGATGGAGACGATGGCTCTGTGTCCGTGGGAACAGCCACATTAATTCCTCCTCTAGCCCTTCTCTCTTCTTCATTCTGGCACTTTGGCTCCTCTTCCTCATAGTGGAGTGAGTCTCTGGGCTCTGGGCTGTAGACCACTGGTCTCAGAGACATGCCTAGATAGTTCTAGTATGCTCAGAGAGGCCATTTGTTCTTCACATTCCTGGAAGGTCTCGGTAGCTCCTGCTCCAGCAGCATGGCAGGGGACAGAGGTATGAGGGATGGAGCATCCTGCATGGGTGTGGCAGTAGTCTGGGCTGGGGACAAGGGAAGGGAGGACAGGACTGGGAGCGGTGGGCACAGGGGTGGGGCACCTTCCACAGGCAGTGCTGGGACCGTCTCCATGGACAGGGCTGGGGTCAGGGCTGGGGTCAGGGGGAGGGCTGGGGTCAGGGGGAGggctggggtcaggggtcagggctgggtttagggctggggtcagggcTGGGTTCAGGGGTCAGGGCTGGGTTCAGGGCTGGGGTCAGGGCTGGGGATAGGGCTGGGGACAGGGTTGGggacagggttggggtcagggctggggacagggttggggtcagggctggggacagggctggggacagggctggggacaGGGTTGGGAGGGCTGGggttcagggttggggtcagggttgggAGGGCTGGGGTCAGGGTTGGGAGGGCTGGGGTCAGGGTTGGGAGGGCTGAGGTCAGAGCTGGGGTCAGGGTTGGGAGGGCTGGGGTCAGGgctggggtcagggttagggtcagggctgggaGGGCTGGGGTCAGGGTTGGGAGGGCTGAGGTCAGGGCTGGGGTCAGGGTTGGGAGGGCTGGGGTCAGAGTTGGGAGGGCTGGGGTCAGGGCTGGGGTCAGGGGTGGGGTCAGGGCTGGGGTCAGGGGTGGGAGGGCTGGGGTCAGGGCTGGGGTCAGGGctggggacagggctggggacagggctggggacaGGGGTGGGGACAGGGCTGGGGTCAGGGCTAGGCTGGGAGGGCTGGGGTCAGGGCTGGGAGGGCTGGGGTCAGAGGGAGGGCTGGGTTCAGGGCTGGGGTCAGGGGTGGGAGGGCTGGAGTCAGGGCTGGGGTCAGGGCTgtggtcagggttggggtcagggttgggAGGGCTGGGGTCAGGGTTGGGAGGGCTGAGGTCAGGGCTGGGGTCAGGGTTGGGAGGGCTGGGGTCAGGGCTGGGGTCAGAGTTGGGAGGGCTGGGGTCAGGGCTGGGGTCAGGGGTGGGGTCAGGGCTGGGGTCAGGGGT
The sequence above is drawn from the Salvelinus namaycush isolate Seneca unplaced genomic scaffold, SaNama_1.0 Scaffold2286, whole genome shotgun sequence genome and encodes:
- the LOC120038647 gene encoding extensin-like translates to MQCSVQWTVCSAVFCTGFSVQNALQCAVQPSPDPSPPTPDPSPPTPDPSPPTPDPSPDPSPDSSPPTPDPSPDPTPDPSPDPSPPNSDPSPDPSPPNPDPSPDLSPPNPDPSPPNPDPNPDHSPDPSPDSSPPTPDPSPEPSPPSDPSPPSPDPSPPSLALTPALPDPSPDPSPPTPDPSPDPTPDPSPDPSPPNSDPSPPNPDPSPDLSPPNPDPSPPSPDPNPDPSPDPSPPNPDPSSDLSPPNPDPSPPNPDPSPPNPDPNPEPQPSQPCPQPCPQPSLTPALSMETVPALPVEGAPPLCPPLPVLSSLPLSPAQTTATPMQDAPSLIPLSPAMLLEQELPRPSRNVKNKWPL